TTTTCTGTAATTGCTACAATGAATACTGCGGATAGAAGTTTAGCAGTAGTAGACTTTGCTTTACGTAGACGATTCGCTTGGTATTCTATGAAACCTAAAGTAATAACTTCTGAAAAATTCTTTAAAGATGATTTTGCAAAAATTCAAGAAATTTTTGATTGGTACGCTTCGAGTAGCGAATTATCGTTGCAACCCGGTCAAGGTTATTTTATCGCAGACAGTGAAGAGGAAATGAAAAACCGTGTCAAGTACGAAATATTCCCCTTAATAAAAGAGTATTTGCAGGAAGGACTTATTAGAAATGCGAAAGAAGAATTTAGTAATTATTTCGCTACACGAATTAATCAATCACTTTTTGAATGAGCAAAACCGTAGATGTTTTTTGTGAAATTCCTTGCTTGACTGAACAATCACAAAGGTTTAGTGGAATTGCTTTACAAAAAAAATGGTTTAAATCTGCAGATAAAAGAGTAATTGGACAGTATCTGCAGAAGTTTATAGATTATAATGCATCACAATTTAAGTTCATAGGTGTTCAACCGTTTATTATTGGCTCTGACCAAAGTACCTCTTTAGCTTTTCGTTCTTCAAGTTTCATTGGATCTATCCCACTACGAGCATCTGACACAGGTAAACAAATTGGTGATTTTGTTGTAATGCCTAGATTTACTGGTCGTGATAGATTTGAAGATTATATTGAAATTCTGAATTTACTTGGAACAGAAATAAGTCCTGAAGTGATCGATAGTTTGCCACTTGCTTCAGGTAAAAACTTCAGACCGCCATTGTATTTAGAAGCTGTGAAATTCATCGCTGCTCTAGAAGTATTAATATCAAAACCTTGGAGTAAGTTTGACAATGTTGAAAAGATATCGAGCCAACCTACTGGACAAATAAATTGGAACAAATACATTAACAACGAATACAAAATTGAAAATCGATTAAAGTTTCCAACTCGAAAAAACATTTTAAGTGAATTTCATAGTGAATATTCGGTAATACGTTTTGTATTCGACATTTGCAAGAACGAGCTGCTTTCTTCAAACACGCCACAAAGAATAAAAAACATCATTCGACCTAGGCTAAATTTCATTGAAGAAAAACTATATCTTCACAAACCGACCGTAACAAATAACATTCCTATCAGGTCATCTGACAGTCCAGCAATAAAAATTTGTAAAGAACATGCTAATAAAATTCTAAACTTTAATTTGGTGGAAAGCACTGCTTGGAGAGTTGATTTCTCAGATGTTTTTGAAAAATTCGTGCAACATATTTTTAAAGAGGTAGCGAAAGAAACTGGAGGGAAGTTATTTGCAAATTTCAAATTTCAGTCTAAAACTTCAAAGCATTATTCCTGGGAACTAAAACATATAGAACCTGACGCGATTTATCAGAAGGATAATTTCTTAGTAGTCATAGATGCTAAATACAAATCAAATCTTTATAACAAGTTTGGCAACAGCGAAATTTTAAAAGATGATCACAGACATGATTTACATCAAATTATGGCTTATTCCTCGTTTAGTAAGGCAGATTTAAAATATGGTTTTCTCTGCTATCCATCGGAGCAATTAGAATTAAAAATAATAGAATATAAAAACGGAATTAATGAAGTAACAAATACAGTTTCAATAATGGGGATTCCGTTAAAAAAGGAAATTATTAATGAAGCGAAACGTCTACTGGCAGACAAACTTAACGAAATTGAAAGAAGAACGTTGCCTCATTAAAAAGAACTTACCAGTTATTGAGCTCGTCGCATCGGATTAAGTTTTCTGATAGCAAAAATTTAATGCATGGAAATTGCCAATTTAACCTCGCTATAAAATTGTTAAGGACACCAAATATTGGTGTCCATTTTTTATATCGCTACTTTCTTAAACAACGGTTGAAGCAAACTCGCAACCCCAATCATCAACAAACACCCAATCGGATTCAGCCACAAAAACTCCAATTCAATAACTTCTTTTACATCTAAAAAGTACAGTAAAATAATCACAGGTTCTACGATTAAAATACTCCACATGCTCGCTTTTCCTCCAATTCTTGGAAATAAGAATGCAATGGCAAACACACCGAGAATAACTCCATAAAATAAGGAACCAATAATATTCACAGCCTGAATTAAGTTTTCAAACAAACTCGCATTCACCGCAAAGAATATGGCGACCATTCCCCACATTAAGGTGAAAAATCTGGAAGCATTCAGATATTTTTTCTCTGAAATATCAGGTGCGAAATTTCTCTTATAGATATCGACGACGGTCGTTGTTGCCAAAGCATTCAGTTCTGAAGAAGTTGAACTCATGGCCGCCGAGAGAATAACAGCGATCAATAAGCCGACAATTCCGGTCGGTAAATAATTGAGGATATAGTAAATGAACACATAATCCTTATCATTTGATTCAATATCCGGCGCTTCTTTATTGATTAATTTTTTTACATCTTCTCTGATGACCACTTCTTTTGCCTGAAGATCTTTCAATTCCGACATCACTTTTTCGGAATGATCGGTTTTCCAGGCGATGATTTTTTGTTTTTTCTCTTCGTGAATTTGATCATAATCAGCATTCAAGGCTTGATATTCTGTATTGTTTTTAAGGGATTGAGAAAGTGGATTAAAGTTTAAAGGCGTCTTTTCAAACTGGAAAAAAACGAAAACCATTACCCCAATAAATAGAATAAAGAATTGCATCGGGATTTTGAATAAGCCGTTGAAAAGCAATCCAAGTCTTGCTTCCTTCAAACTTTTTCCGGTGAGATATCTTTGCACCTGACTTTGATCGGTGCCGAAATAACTCAGAAACAAAAATGTTCCGCCCAAAAAGGCAGACCAAATATTATAGCGGTTGTTCAAATTAAATTCAAAACTCACGGCATTGAGTTTCCCCATCTTTCCGGAGTAAAGGAGTGCATCATTTAAATCTAAAGGTAACTTTTGCAAGATGAGAAAAAAGGCCAAGAACATCCCAATGAAGATTACAAACATCTGTTGTTTCTGCGTCTGACTTACCGCTTCTGTACCACCAACTAAAGTGTAAATCGTCACCAGACTTCCGATTACGATATTGGTTAAGATCAGATTCCAACCTAAAATCGTGGACAAAATAATGGCGGGTGCAAAAATGGTAATTCCGGCTGCCAAACCTCTTTGAATTAAAAATAGAATTGCTGTTAAAATCCTGGTAGAAAGTCCGAATCGTTTTTCTAAATATTCGTACGCTGTTAAAACGTTCATTTTGAAAAATTTCGGTAGGACCCAAACGCAGAGAATAACCATTGCAATCGGTAACCCAAAATAAAACTGCACGAATCCTAAACCGTCGTGATAGGCCTGTCCGGGCGTTGACAAAAACGTAATGGCACTGGCTTGTGTCGCCATAATGCTTAAGCCGACCATCCACCACGGATTGGTTTTTCCGCCTAAAAAGGATTCCGATGTTTTTACTTTTTTGGATTTATAAATCCCGTAAATTACAATGAATAACAGCACGAAAATTAAAACCAGCCAATCTAAATTCTTCATTTATAATAGTTTTGAAAGAGTAACATGGCAACAATCATCAAAACCGTAATTGCCAATAAGGCAATATAGAGTGGTTTCCAATTCGTATCTTTTTCCTGATTCATATTTTTTTATACATTTTTTTCTTAACCGCAAAAGAGGCAAAAGATTATTCGCCTAAGTAAATCAAAAGTTTGCAAAATGTAAATTAAATAATGCGTTTACTTTTTGCCTTCTTTTGAGTCTCCTTTTTTATATTTTTCTTTTGTCTCTTTTGCGGTAAAAAAATTCTAACATTTAGTCCTGTTTTCTCAAAACCTAATTCCTAGAACCTAAATTCAAAATATTCATAAACAATTTATACGCGCCCGGAACTCCAGCCGGTAATTCTCGGAAGAAAGATAAACCCGTATAAACGTAAGTTCCTTTTCCATATTTTCCTGCTAATAAAATTCCTTTTTGTGGAGATTCTCCGGTATCATTTCCTTCTAAAAGCGGAATTAACTTTTGATCCCAATCGTCTGCGAAATATAATCCTCTTTCCTGAACCCAATGGTCCATGTCTTTTTCTGTAATGGTATTGGGAATATTAAATACAGGACTATTCGGAACCAGGAATTTCAGTTTTGCATCTTCTTCAGAAATACGGCTTGCTCCTAATTTTAATTTGAAAGGTGCAATTTCGTTGGTTAATAAACCGCGGTTAACATTGTATTGATTAATGACCAAACCACCATTTTCTACAAATCTCCAAAGATCTTTATTGATCAAAGCTATTTCTGGCTGCGTGTTATAAATTCTTATTCCTAAAATTAAAACATCATAATTTTCTAGAATGGAGGGATTCCAGTTTTTTAAATCCAACTCATCAACTGTCAAACCGATTGCTCTTAATGAAGACGGGATTTCGTCGCCCGAACCTTTCAGATAAGCAATCTTAACATCGGGAATTTTTAAATCTAAATTTTGAATTTTTGCCTGCGCGCTTTTGATCCAAATTTGTCGATCAATGTGAGG
This DNA window, taken from Kaistella carnis, encodes the following:
- a CDS encoding 5-methylcytosine restriction system specificity protein McrC, producing MSKTVDVFCEIPCLTEQSQRFSGIALQKKWFKSADKRVIGQYLQKFIDYNASQFKFIGVQPFIIGSDQSTSLAFRSSSFIGSIPLRASDTGKQIGDFVVMPRFTGRDRFEDYIEILNLLGTEISPEVIDSLPLASGKNFRPPLYLEAVKFIAALEVLISKPWSKFDNVEKISSQPTGQINWNKYINNEYKIENRLKFPTRKNILSEFHSEYSVIRFVFDICKNELLSSNTPQRIKNIIRPRLNFIEEKLYLHKPTVTNNIPIRSSDSPAIKICKEHANKILNFNLVESTAWRVDFSDVFEKFVQHIFKEVAKETGGKLFANFKFQSKTSKHYSWELKHIEPDAIYQKDNFLVVIDAKYKSNLYNKFGNSEILKDDHRHDLHQIMAYSSFSKADLKYGFLCYPSEQLELKIIEYKNGINEVTNTVSIMGIPLKKEIINEAKRLLADKLNEIERRTLPH
- a CDS encoding sodium:solute symporter, yielding MKNLDWLVLIFVLLFIVIYGIYKSKKVKTSESFLGGKTNPWWMVGLSIMATQASAITFLSTPGQAYHDGLGFVQFYFGLPIAMVILCVWVLPKFFKMNVLTAYEYLEKRFGLSTRILTAILFLIQRGLAAGITIFAPAIILSTILGWNLILTNIVIGSLVTIYTLVGGTEAVSQTQKQQMFVIFIGMFLAFFLILQKLPLDLNDALLYSGKMGKLNAVSFEFNLNNRYNIWSAFLGGTFLFLSYFGTDQSQVQRYLTGKSLKEARLGLLFNGLFKIPMQFFILFIGVMVFVFFQFEKTPLNFNPLSQSLKNNTEYQALNADYDQIHEEKKQKIIAWKTDHSEKVMSELKDLQAKEVVIREDVKKLINKEAPDIESNDKDYVFIYYILNYLPTGIVGLLIAVILSAAMSSTSSELNALATTTVVDIYKRNFAPDISEKKYLNASRFFTLMWGMVAIFFAVNASLFENLIQAVNIIGSLFYGVILGVFAIAFLFPRIGGKASMWSILIVEPVIILLYFLDVKEVIELEFLWLNPIGCLLMIGVASLLQPLFKKVAI